The Verrucomicrobium spinosum DSM 4136 = JCM 18804 DNA segment ATCAGGGTTGGAGTTCCGCCTTTAGGCGGCTTCACTTACTTTCCTTGAACCGCCTCACCCCCACCACATCCTTGCGGGAGTACGGGGCGATGCTGACGGCGTTGCCCTGGTTGCCGCCCAGGACCCAGACCTTGCCGTCTTCGTGACGGTTGAAGAGGGCCACGTGGTAGCCGCCCGCGCGCTTGAACACGACGGTGTCGCCTTCGATGGCATCATCGAGATTCACCACCACACCCCAGTTGAGCCAGCTTGCGGCCCGGTAGTGCTGGGGCGGGATCCCAGTGGCCGTGAGGTGGCCCACCGTGCCCCGGAAGATCCCGCACCAGGCGGTGAGGCTGTCGTCCTGGTCGAGCCAGGAGGGGGCCAGGCGAAACATCGCCGCAATCTCCGGGTTGCTCTTCGGCCCGGGCCATTCCTTGATGCCAAGATATTTCCTGGCCTCAGCAAGGAGGCGTTGATTGGCGGTGGGAGTAGGCATGGCTCAGGGCAGCGGGGTGGAGGTGGTGACAGGGGTCAGGGCCATGCGCTCCTTGCTGGCCAGCTCGGCCATCTGGAGGGCATGCATCTGGCTCTGGGCCTGCTGCTTCGTGAGCTGTCCCGCCTGGTACTGGGCGGAGATCTCCTTGGCCTTGGCAATGGCGGTCTGTGACCAGGCGGCCACCGAAACGCCCACCATGGCGAGGAAGTCCTGGAAGGACTTTTGCAGGTCTGCGGTCACCGTGGTGCCAGTTGAGCTCGTGCTAGTCGCCGCCCCGCCCACCTGCCCATAGAAGTAGGTGTAGGTGGAGCCATCGGGCCGGGTCATGCGCTCGCCCTGGGTCACACAGGACGCCAGCAGGACAGGCAGACAGAGAGAGGAAACAACACCTTTCACGGCTGCACCCCCTGGCTGGCATTGCCTGGGCTTTGCAAGGGCGCTGCAAAGAACGATTGAAAGGCCGTGGTGGGCACTGCGCCACCCAAGGCCCTGGCACCAATGCCGCCCACGAGCCCCGACTCTGGCACCACCAGGGCTCCCCGGATGCGATCCGCGATGGCCTGTTGAATGGGCGAGTTCTGCGTGGCGCAGCTGCTCAGCAAGCAGCTTGCCAGCAGGAGCGCGGCGACGGTGCGCGCCACGCCTGGCCCACCGTCCGCCGCCGCGCTTTTCCCGCTGATGTCCGCAGGGGAACCTTGTGAGGCCCGGCCTTCCTCCACATAGGGGTCGATGCCAGGCTCGATGATTTGAGCGAGATTGTCCTGACGCCAGTTGCGCCGGATCTTGCCGTAGGCCGCCAGGGCCAGACCGACGAGCGTGCCGATCACCTCCCAGTTGTCAGAGGCCGTCTGGGCCAGGGCCTTCAACTCCTCAGCCGGGACCACAATCCCAAAGAGGCCGCCGATCAAACTCAGACCCGTGAGCACCAGGCCAAGCTTGGTCATGTGCCCCTGGAGGAACTGGGGCTTCTGGATGGCCACCTGCTCAAGGGTGGCAAAGGAAGGCTCAGGAGCCGGGGCGTCCTGACGACGGCGCGGAAACGAATCAAGGTTGGGCGGCATGGGCGGCGTGGGTTGAAGTGGGACGTTCGGTGGAACGCCCGCCTCTTAAACCCACTTGGTACGAGGGTCTAACAACCCCGCCAATGCCGCATGATCCGCAAAAGAAATCTACACTTCGGCGCGCCTTTCGTAGGACTCGCCTGTAGTCGCGGCGTCCTTATCGCACGCTTTTGAAGGCTTTGCAATCCCGCCTACGTCGCCCATATCGAAGACGGTTTTAGCTGTGATACGACCATACAAAGCTTCACTTTTACGGAGCGCTTCTCTCAGCCTCTCTGTACGCCTTTCAATGTCTGAATCCTTCCACTTCAGGTTCTTACTCACGGCTTCCACTCCTTTAACCTGGTGGTCAAGTGCCCAACATTCGCCACCACCGGGCTGACCGTGGCCTTCCACTCCGCCCTGGCGTCAGCTTCAGGCTTTTTGCTTTTTAGATGGCTTTCATATTGAGCGCTCGCATGCGCGAGCGGGGCAATTATCCCGTCCACTTCCTCCATCAGATTCAGTAGCGACTGATGTCGCGCTGTGTACTTGGCCATAGTGAGCTCCACACCAAAGTCGTAAAGATCCTTGCTTGGCGGAACCACCAACATAGAGGCACAAGCCGACGATGCACCATCAAGGGCGGCTAACGCCTTCTGACGGCCCTCCTCTTCCGACGCGGCCTTTGCCCAGTCATCAGGCTGGAAGACTTCTGTAGGCGATGGCACGAGAATACGAGGAGGCAACTCCCTCTTGCAACTGGTTGCAAAACTAGTGGCGATGAACAGGGCGACAACGATTGCAGGTCTCATGGTCTTCTGAATTTCTTGGTTACAGAGTCAACAGGGTACAGCCACACAAAATCCTCACGCCTGAACTCAAGCGGAGGATGCACGGCGGAATTGTAGCTGGTAAGTACAACCTTGGCCCCTGCGTCTTTGGGGGTGTAAACCTTGCACATCACCCCGCCACCAGCCTCCTCAGAGAGGCGAGCAACCACCACCTCTCCCCCTCGGGGAGCACTGCTAGGCACCAGGATGGCTACATCCCCGTCATTGATCACCGGGACCATGCTGTCCCCTCGAATGGTGACGCCAAACGCCTTGGGATCTGTCATATCGAAGGCGATGTGGCCAGTGTATTCGTAGGCGGCGTCCTCCCAGGAGCCCATCTTGCCAGCCTGTGCAAAGCTGATAAGCGGCACATACCGGGCAGTTTTGATGCCAGGGCCAAGCTCGACATTGGGTGAGGCTCCCAATGTCCCGGTAAGCCCCGACTCATCGATAAACCCGGGCTCGACGCCCTGCATAAGGTCCTCGAACGGGACATCCAGTGCCGTTGCAACCTTCTTAATCTGTCTTTCACTGCCTCTTCCATTGCCTTCTTCGAGTGCTTGAAGCACACCAATCGAATAACCCGTGGCCTTGGCAAGGTCTTTGATGCTCCATCCCTTAGCCTCCCGGGCTTTCCGCATCGTGGCCCTAGCATCACCCGTGCTCTTGCGACCATCCTTGGCCTGCTCTTCGAGGTCTTCGATCAGCAGCACAAGTGAGCGGGATGGAGGGCGACCGCCCTCCATCATGCTCACATAGTTACGTGAGACCCCTAGCCGTTCGGCTAATTCCGCCTGTGTGAGCCGCAACTTGTGTCGCAGGTGCATGAGCCGCTGAGCAATAGTGAGTGAAGTTGTCATTTTTTTCTTGCCACATGTTGCTCACAATAGTAACAAGTGAGCACCTGCCAATGACAACTGTTAATCACAGCAACCACAAAGCGCAAACGGATTTCACTGTTCGGGCGAAAGTCCGCCTAGTGGAACTCGGTTGGTCCGTCACTGAGTTGGCACGTCGCGTGTCCCGGTCCCGCACTGCTGTTAGCATTGCGATTAACCACCCGACGATGTTCCCCAGAATCCAGCAACTGATTAAGGGGGAGCTAGGCCTGTGAACCTCGCTGTCAAAAAACGGGAGCTACTTGGCCCGCTGATCCGGGCGGCCGTGGCCAATGCCGCCGAGCAGCCACCCGCCACCCGCGCCGACATCTACGACGGCATCGCTGAGATCACCAGGGCCTGTGACCCGAGGCTCTCAGGACAGGCCCGGGACTACGCCTCCGCCCTCCGAGAATCCGAGACCCTACAACTTCATTTTCGCAACCTCTTCATTGAACGCTCATGACCACCTCACTTACCACCCAGCCCGCCGTCACTCCACCTGCATCAGCATCGTCCACTGATCCCGCAGGACGTCCCGCCACGTGTCATTCAGCAATTCTTGAATCCCTGAGGGAGGGAGGTCGGGGGCGGGTCTTTCGGGATCATCTACGCAGGTCCTTAGCGCAACAGCAAGGCTCAGGCACCTCACCACTCACCCCTGATGACATTCAAATTGAGACCATCGGCGTCACCCTCGTGGATGCGATCCTCTATGATCTGGCCACGCGCCACGAACTGGGCCAGCTCCTCGCATCCTGCGATGACCTCACTCTCGGCGAGATGACGGAGACGCTTGAACTCATGGCCCTAGTCGCCCTGCGTCAGGCCCAATCGTCTCCCACACAGCCAGCAGCCATCTCAGACTTTGGGCGGCGGCTGCATGATGACGGGTTCCATCATCCTCACGCTCCAGACTGCGAAGCTGCTGCAAGACAGCGGCATGCAGCCCTGGCGGCACGTCGGGAAACACTCGGCTGCCCGCTGACCTTCCCCGCACGAGTGGCGGCTCTACGAAAGGACCCTGCTTCGCCAGTTCCAGCAACTCCCTGGCCAGATCAGGTGCCCCAGGTGCCAGCAGCAAAATGATTTTCCCAAGCACATCCGCATTCATGAAGACCACCTTAGCCACCACCCAGAGCCCCACGCAAGACCTGACCGAGGGGCAATCCGAGCACTTCACCTACGCTCGTAAGCTCCAGACCAATGTCCGCCTCCACCTGATCGCCGCCAGCGGCTTCATGGTGCTTATGGGGCTGGAGTTGAAGCGCCTCAAAAAGGCCCTCGGGGAGACCCGGGGCCGAAAAACCCAAGACGGTTTGGGTATTTCCTGGGAGGCCACCGTAAAAGCCAACCTCGGCATCAGCGACGAGACCGCCACCAAATACATCGCCATGGCTGATGGGGTAAAAACGAGGGTCGCCATCCTCCAGGAGCTGGAAGCCAAACTGCTCGCCGCGCCGCTCTCGGATCTCAGCGATCAGGAGCAGGAGCAGGTCTTCGCCGCCGTCAAGGACTCCACCGATGGCAAGACGGCCAAGGAGTTGATGCAGGAGTACGGCATCGCCCGCAAGGACGCAGGAGCCAACCTGGACAAGGACCGCAACAAAGGGGGCAACTCCACCAAGCCCGTAGAGACACCGGAGCAGCAGGCCCAGGGCTGGTTTGGCAGCGTCACTGAAACCATGATCGGGCTGCGGGCTGCGGATGCCACCAAGTGGCACACCCTGATCTACAGCCTGCCCCTGACCCGCGAAGAGGGCAAGGAACTCACCGGGAACGTCTCCATCGAAGACCTGGAAGACGAGCTCACCCACTGGATGGAGGTCGTCCAGCAGGCCAAGGCCCGCATGGCCAAGGCCATGCACGCCTCCAAGCTCAAGGACGCCAAGGCCCGGGAGGAAGAAGCCCGCAAGAAGATTCTGGAGGGCAAAGCCATCGACGCCGCCACGGAGGTGATCGCCAGCACGGAGCAGTATGACACCGAAGCCGAGGCCGTTGAGGCCGCCAACATGCACGGCAAGGAGGAACTCCAGATCGCGCAGTTCAATAGCTTCCCCCACTTCCACATCCTGGTGACAGCCGAGGAGCGGGCTGCTGCCGCGCTGCTCTACGCGGACGCAACCCAGGTCATCTACAGCGGCCCGGGCAAGGGAGCCGGAGTCAAGCTTACCCATGTCCTTGCCAAACCCACCAAGAAAGGAACAGGGAAATAACATGATCACCGATCCCATCTGGTCCCAGTCCCGCATCTGCCGCGAGGCGGAGTCCGCCGCCCAGGCGGCCATTGCCCAGGCACCCCGCCGCGCCTTGCAGAGCATGTCCCACGGAGCGGCCCCGCGCAAAAAGCAGCTCTGTGAACCGAGAGGGCTCTCTGGCCAGGTGCTCCAGATGATCCAGGATTCGCCCCTGCCCATTTGTTCGCAGGACGTGGCCAGGCTCTTCGGCATCAACAAAGTCCGGGCCAGCAACCTCCTCCAGAACCTCTACCTGCACGGGCACATCAACCGCACGGGTCGCGGCCACTACGTCGCCGCCGAGGACTGAGCCGATCCCCACCACTCAACCACCCACTTGCAAACGCCATGCAAAGCCACGCCAAAACCATGAACCACCACGTCCGCATCCTCCATGACAACGAGGAGTACTTCGTCTGCCTGCACAACTCAGAAGGCCCCACCGGGGAAGACATGATCCAGTTTCAGGCATGGGCTCCCACCCTCCAGGAGGCGATGCAGCGCCTCTCGCAGAAGCTCGAAGCCTGTGACCAGCCCTGGAAGCCTGAGATTCATGTTGGCTCCTATGCCGCCATCATCCTCTCCCGGGATGACGCCGCCAGGTTCTACCTCAAGTCCCTCAGCGTGCCTGTGTTCTATGAGCCAGCGGACAGCGCACCGCCCGCCGAGCTGGTGGACCTGGGAAACCTCAGCAGCGAGGACTACATCACCACGCTCTGCCACCTCAGCGACGCCCACATCCACCGCCTGCTGGCCAAGGCCGCCGTCAGTCGCGGTCGCGGTGCCTGGGCCACCCTCCACCGCCGCTGCCGCTCCATGGCCGTGCAAGCCGCACGCCAGAAGTCAATCGCCTGCGCTGCCTGATCGCATCGCCTCAACCGCTTCCACTCCCATGCTCTCCACCATCACCGCTTCATGCCTCCCCCCCGAGGCCCGCACCCATGTCCAGCTCTGGACCGCCCGCATGGAGCAGCTCACAGCCATTGGGCGCGGATGGACCAAGCAATCCCGCACCCTCGCCCAGGCCTGGGGCGTGAGCCAGGCCACGCTGACCCGCTTCTTCTATGCCTATCAAAAGGAGGGCGTGCTCGGCCTCATCGACAAGCGCAAGTACGCCAAGTACCTGGGGCAGGGTGATGTGCGCGGGTTGCCCCCGGCCTTCATCAGCTACTGGCAGGGCGAGTACGAGCGCTTCCAGCGCAATGGCGGAGCCAAGCAGACCTACCGCGTCCT contains these protein-coding regions:
- a CDS encoding TIGR02594 family protein; translated protein: MPTPTANQRLLAEARKYLGIKEWPGPKSNPEIAAMFRLAPSWLDQDDSLTAWCGIFRGTVGHLTATGIPPQHYRAASWLNWGVVVNLDDAIEGDTVVFKRAGGYHVALFNRHEDGKVWVLGGNQGNAVSIAPYSRKDVVGVRRFKESK
- a CDS encoding LexA family transcriptional regulator; the protein is MTTSLTIAQRLMHLRHKLRLTQAELAERLGVSRNYVSMMEGGRPPSRSLVLLIEDLEEQAKDGRKSTGDARATMRKAREAKGWSIKDLAKATGYSIGVLQALEEGNGRGSERQIKKVATALDVPFEDLMQGVEPGFIDESGLTGTLGASPNVELGPGIKTARYVPLISFAQAGKMGSWEDAAYEYTGHIAFDMTDPKAFGVTIRGDSMVPVINDGDVAILVPSSAPRGGEVVVARLSEEAGGGVMCKVYTPKDAGAKVVLTSYNSAVHPPLEFRREDFVWLYPVDSVTKKFRRP